In one window of Primulina tabacum isolate GXHZ01 chromosome 8, ASM2559414v2, whole genome shotgun sequence DNA:
- the LOC142553020 gene encoding protein WHAT'S THIS FACTOR 1, chloroplastic-like — protein sequence MEPNLFISTHKVSSSVCAFPFFLSYKSSPLQNPKFCFNVYSSFCAKQSVTTPFMGKKLVFQEKNEFFWSTRRDHLPFPVIRAGVVKRRKELPFDNVIQRDKKLKLVLKIRKILTSHPDRIMALRHLGRFRKDLGLQKRRRFISLLRKFPAVFEIVEEGVYSLKFRLTPEAERLYLEEMRIRNGMEDLLVVKLRKLLMMSIEKRILLEKISHLKTDLGLPLEFQDTICQRYPQYFKVVTTGRGPALELTHWDPELAVSAAELAEDENKERELEERNLIIDRTPKFNRVNLPRGLNLSKGEMRRICQFRDMPYISPYSDFSQLRSGTQEKEKHACGVVHEILSLTVEKRTLVDHLTHFRDEFRFSQQLRGMFVRHPDMFYVSLKGDRDSVFLREAYRDSNLVEKDKLLLIKEKLRALVNVPRFPRRNISERRNISEADSDQAARIEDEVESGEDDEDECSDIDNLGSDEIDDIVDGDFEDFEDGWSDDDDGGDDDLPPNFNNEEDPLSSFERSKPNIKQVNGSRKSDENYLTPEFPDGKPRERW from the coding sequence ATGGAACCAAATTTGTTCATCTCTACCCACAAAGTTTCGTCTTCAGTTTGTGCCTTTCCATTTTTTCTTTCATATAAGTCATCACCGCTTCAAAACCCCAAGTTTTGTTTTAATGTGTATTCATCATTTTGTGCTAAACAATCGGTGACTACTCCGTTTATGGGGAAAAAATTAGTCTTTCAGGAAAAGAATGAATTTTTCTGGAGTACAAGGAGAGATCATTTGCCTTTTCCTGTAATAAGAGCGGGTGTTGTGAAGAGGAGGAAAGAGCTTCCCTTTGATAACGTGATTCAGAGGGACAAAAAGCTTAAATTGGTTTTGAAAATTAGGAAGATTTTGACGAGTCATCCAGATAGAATTATGGCACTTCGTCATTTGGGTAGGTTTAGGAAAGATTTGGGGCTACAAAAAAGGAGGCGGTTTATATCTTTGCTGAGGAAGTTTCCTGCTGTGTTTGAGATTGTGGAAGAAGGGGTTTATTCACTTAAGTTCAGGTTGACACCTGAGGCAGAGAGGCTATACCTCGAGGAGATGAGGATTAGGAATGGAATGGAGGATTTATTGGTTGTTAAATTGAGGAAGTTGTTGATGATGTCAATTGAGAAACGGATTCTTTTGGAGAAGATCTCTCATTTGAAAACTGATTTAGGACTGCCTTTGGAATTTCAAGATACTATTTGTCAGCGGTATCCACAGTATTTCAAGGTTGTTACAACTGGTCGAGGGCCGGCCCTTGAGTTGACTCATTGGGATCCTGAGCTTGCTGTATCTGCAGCAGAGCTCGCGGAAGATGAGAATAAGGAAAGAGAGCTGGAAGAgagaaatttaattattgatCGAACCCCAAAGTTTAACAGAGTTAATCTACCTAGAGGGCTCAACCTTTCCAAAGGTGAGATGAGAAGGATTTGTCAATTTAGAGACATGCCTTACATATCACCTTATTCTGATTTTTCACAACTGAGGTCTGGCacgcaggaaaaagaaaaacatgcCTGTGGTGTTGTTCATGAAATCTTGAGTCTCACTGTTGAGAAGAGAACACTTGTAGATCATTTGACCCATTTTCGAGATGAATTTAGATTCTCTCAGCAGCTCAGGGGGATGTTTGTAAGGCATCCAGACATGTTTTATGTATCTCTGAAAGGGGATAGAGACTCAGTGTTCCTACGTGAAGCGTACCGAGATTCTAATTTAGTAGAAAAAGACAAATTGTTGCTCATCAAGGAAAAACTTCGTGCACTTGTTAATGTTCCAAGATTCCCgagaagaaatatttcagagagaagaaatatttcagaGGCTGATTCAGATCAAGCAGCAAGGATAGAAGATGAGGTTGAGTcaggtgaagatgatgaagatgaaTGTTCCGATATTGACAATTTAGGAAGTGACGAAATTGATGATATTGTTGATGGTGATTTCGAGGATTTCGAGGATGGTTGgagtgatgatgatgatggtgGTGATGATGATTTGCCTCCAAACTTCAATAATGAAGAAGATCCATTGTCAAGTTTTGAACGGAGCAAACCAAATATTAAGCAAGTTAATGGCTCAAGGAAAAGTGATGAAAATTATCTAACTCCCGAGTTTCCGGATGGAAAACCAAGGGAACGTTGGTAA
- the LOC142553021 gene encoding rhodanese-like domain-containing protein 4, chloroplastic isoform X1 gives MEALNVVGLTPISILAKRPGPRKNQSLATVSPFKNQSFSVSRCMAGGLVLLSSALGTDLARALTYDGTLQQSVSNLAPDIDFSGVLGNATNFAAENPIIAGGGVVLLAFPVVVSQLLSKSKNWGVESAKTAYAKLGDDDKAQLLDIRAPGDIKQTGSPDIRSFKKKPVAVVYNGEDKSGFLKKLSLKFKEPESTTLYILDKFDGNAKQVAELVTANGFKAAYAIRDGAEGSGGWMKSGLPWIVPTKTWSLDFSDLTGTVGDASDALPLILGVAAAAGIGILSFTEVEVLLQVLGSAFLIQFISKKLLFAEDRKQTIQQIEDILNTKVAAKELVGDIQQIGKAILPSSVTSKALPASVESGIQISEPGPEGKSAPAKIEATPEVNSIRQAEAEDESLPGTSRPLSPYPNYPDYKPPSSPIPSQP, from the exons ATGGAGGCCCTTAATGTAGTTGGCTTGACTCCAATTTCGATTCTTGCTAAAAGACCGGGGCCCAGAAAAAATCAGTCGCTGGCAACTGTTTCCCCATTCAAGAATCAGTCTTTTTCAGTTTCAAGATGTATGGCGGGGGGTCTAGTGCTGTTATCTTCGGCTTTGGGTACTGATTTAGCAAGAGCGTTGACATATGATGGAACTCTGCAGCAATCCGTGAGCAATTTGGCCCCCGATATTGATTTCAGTGGAGTTCTTGGTAATGCTACCAATTTTGCCGCGGAGAATCCCATAATCGCTGGCGGCGGAGTGGTGTTGCTGGCGTTTCCGGTGGTGGTTTCTCAGCTGCTCAGCAAATCCAAGAATTGGGGAGTGGAGAGTGCGAAGACTGCTTATGCAAAATTGGGTGATGATGATAAGGCTCAATTACTTGATATACGAGCACCGGGGGATATTAAGCAAACGGGGAGCCCGGATATCCGGAGTTTCAAGAAGAAGCCGGTGGCCGTGGTGTATAACGGTGAAGACAAGTCAGGGTTCTTGAAAAAGCTGTCTTTGAAGTTTAAAGAACCCGAAAGCACCACATTGTATATActtgataa ATTCGATGGAAACGCCAAACAAGTAGCAGAGCTGGTAACGGCAAATGGATTTAAAGCTGCTTATGCAATCAGAGATGGTGCAGAAGGATCGGGGGGATGGATG AAAAGTGGCCTTCCCTGGATAGTTCCAACTAAAACATGGAGCCTCGACTTCAGCGATTTGACGGGCACCGTTGGG GATGCTTCTGATGCTTTGCCTCTGATCCTTGGTGTTGCGGCTGCAGCTGGTATTGGGATTTTGTCTTTTACAGAG GTGGAAGTACTTCTCCAAGTTTTGGGTTCTGCTTTTCTTATTCAATTTATAAGCAAGAAACTCCTCTTTGCAGAG GATAGAAAGCAGACTATACAGCAAATTGAAGATATCTTGAACACAAAAGTCGCTGCAAAAGAACTTGTGGGTGACATACAG caAATCGGGAAGGCCATTCTACCCTCGTCTGTGACTAGTAAGGCTCTACCCGCTTCTGTTGAAAGTGGCATCCAGATATCTGAGCCAGGGCCTGAGGGGAAGAGCGCACCAGCAAAAATAGAAGCAACTCCAGAGGTCAATTCTATCCGACAAGCAGAAGCTGAAGATGAGTCTCTTCCGGGTACTTCGAGGCCTCTCTCTCCCTATCCTAAT TATCCTGATTACAAGCCTCCATCTTCTCCTATACCTTCGCAGCCATAG
- the LOC142553021 gene encoding rhodanese-like domain-containing protein 4, chloroplastic isoform X2 → MEALNVVGLTPISILAKRPGPRKNQSLATVSPFKNQSFSVSRCMAGGLVLLSSALGTDLARALTYDGTLQQSVSNLAPDIDFSGVLGNATNFAAENPIIAGGGVVLLAFPVVVSQLLSKSKNWGVESAKTAYAKLGDDDKAQLLDIRAPGDIKQTGSPDIRSFKKKPVAVVYNGEDKSGFLKKLSLKFKEPESTTLYILDKFDGNAKQVAELVTANGFKAAYAIRDGAEGSGGWMKSGLPWIVPTKTWSLDFSDLTGTVGDASDALPLILGVAAAAGIGILSFTEVEVLLQVLGSAFLIQFISKKLLFAEDRKQTIQQIEDILNTKVAAKELVGDIQQIGKAILPSSVTSKALPASVESGIQISEPGPEGKSAPAKIEATPEVNSIRQAEAEDESLPVS, encoded by the exons ATGGAGGCCCTTAATGTAGTTGGCTTGACTCCAATTTCGATTCTTGCTAAAAGACCGGGGCCCAGAAAAAATCAGTCGCTGGCAACTGTTTCCCCATTCAAGAATCAGTCTTTTTCAGTTTCAAGATGTATGGCGGGGGGTCTAGTGCTGTTATCTTCGGCTTTGGGTACTGATTTAGCAAGAGCGTTGACATATGATGGAACTCTGCAGCAATCCGTGAGCAATTTGGCCCCCGATATTGATTTCAGTGGAGTTCTTGGTAATGCTACCAATTTTGCCGCGGAGAATCCCATAATCGCTGGCGGCGGAGTGGTGTTGCTGGCGTTTCCGGTGGTGGTTTCTCAGCTGCTCAGCAAATCCAAGAATTGGGGAGTGGAGAGTGCGAAGACTGCTTATGCAAAATTGGGTGATGATGATAAGGCTCAATTACTTGATATACGAGCACCGGGGGATATTAAGCAAACGGGGAGCCCGGATATCCGGAGTTTCAAGAAGAAGCCGGTGGCCGTGGTGTATAACGGTGAAGACAAGTCAGGGTTCTTGAAAAAGCTGTCTTTGAAGTTTAAAGAACCCGAAAGCACCACATTGTATATActtgataa ATTCGATGGAAACGCCAAACAAGTAGCAGAGCTGGTAACGGCAAATGGATTTAAAGCTGCTTATGCAATCAGAGATGGTGCAGAAGGATCGGGGGGATGGATG AAAAGTGGCCTTCCCTGGATAGTTCCAACTAAAACATGGAGCCTCGACTTCAGCGATTTGACGGGCACCGTTGGG GATGCTTCTGATGCTTTGCCTCTGATCCTTGGTGTTGCGGCTGCAGCTGGTATTGGGATTTTGTCTTTTACAGAG GTGGAAGTACTTCTCCAAGTTTTGGGTTCTGCTTTTCTTATTCAATTTATAAGCAAGAAACTCCTCTTTGCAGAG GATAGAAAGCAGACTATACAGCAAATTGAAGATATCTTGAACACAAAAGTCGCTGCAAAAGAACTTGTGGGTGACATACAG caAATCGGGAAGGCCATTCTACCCTCGTCTGTGACTAGTAAGGCTCTACCCGCTTCTGTTGAAAGTGGCATCCAGATATCTGAGCCAGGGCCTGAGGGGAAGAGCGCACCAGCAAAAATAGAAGCAACTCCAGAGGTCAATTCTATCCGACAAGCAGAAGCTGAAGATGAGTCTCTTCCGG TATCCTGA
- the LOC142553022 gene encoding histone H3-like centromeric protein CENH3, with protein sequence MARTKQPAVRRTGRRKSAAAGGTPTSTPQRSSGTKSPGGAPPTSRAGHAQKKRRNRPGTVALREIRKYQKSWNLLIPAAPFIRTVREVTSSIAPDISRWQAEALVALQEAAEDFIVQMFEEAMLCAIHAKRVTLMKKDFELARRIGGKGQPW encoded by the exons ATGGCCAGAACGAAACAACCCGCTGTGCGCCGAACCGGCCGACGTAAATCCGCCG CGGCAGGAGGTACTCCAACTTCAACTCCTCAG CGTTCCTCTGGAACAAAGAGCCCTGGCGGTGCTCCACCAA ctAGTAGAGCTGGGCATGCACAAAAGAAGCGGCGGAACAGGCCAGGGACGGTGGCTCTTAGAGAGATCCGGAAATATCAGAAGTCCTGGAACCTTCTAATACCCGCTGCTCCATTCATTAGAACT GTGAGAGAAGTTACATCGTCAATTGCTCCAGACATCTCTCGCTGGCAAGCAGAAGCTTTGGTGGCCCTTCAGGAG GCCGCAGAGGATTTCATAGTTCAAATGTTTGAAGAGGCAATGCTGTGTGCAATTCATGCAAAGCGCGTGACACTAA TGAAGAAGGATTTTGAGCTGGCCCGTCGAATTGGAGGTAAAGGGCAGCCATGGTGA